The Suricata suricatta isolate VVHF042 chromosome 3, meerkat_22Aug2017_6uvM2_HiC, whole genome shotgun sequence genome contains the following window.
CCCTGCCAGCATCCTGCCCAGTCGCCGAGGGGGTAAGTGGCCAAGGCCCGGCCGGGGAGCGGCCTCGGGCCTGTGTCGGAAGCAGGCAGGGAAGAGCGTACCGGAGCCAACTCCGTGCGTCCTTTGCAGGTTTTCTGGATGGTGAAGTGGACGGCGCCAAAGGTACGTGTTCCCGCCGCAGGTGTCCGGGCCGGCTCCGGGGCCCCTGGCTCCCCGGCTCCGTCTGCCGCTCTCATGGCCAGTCTTTCCCTTTCAAGTCCCTGGTGCTGAGGAGAACTTGATAGATGACAGGCACTTGCTGAAGCCCTGGGACGCGAAGAAGGTCGGTGTGGCCGCGTCCGCCTTCTCTCTGTGGGGCAGGGCCTCCTCGGTCCTCGCTGAGcgttctcccttctctcctcagctggcctcctcctcctcccggccTCGGTCCTGCGAAGTCCCTGGAATTAAGTAGGCACCTCCATGAGGCTGgcgaggggctgggggagacaCGGGAGGCTGGcgttcccccccccccgaccGTGGCCCCCATGtgccctctctgtcctctccccccaCAGCATTTTCCCGTCTCCTGACCAGCCCGCCAGCGTGCCTGTCCTCCCGCCCGCCATGAACACGGGAGGCTCGCTGCCTGACCTCACCAACCTGCACTTCCCCCCGCCGCTGCCCACCCCCCTGGACCCTGAGGAGACCGCCTGCCCCAACCTGAGTGGGGGCAGCAGTACTTCCAACTTGACCCACACCATGACCCACCTGGGCATCAGcgggggcctgggcctgggcccggCCTATGACGGGCCAGGTGAGTGGCTACCCCGGCCGTGTTCCCTGGAGGGGTTCAGGGGTAGGGGGCTTGAGCGCCCTCACAGCAGATGtggtttttttctggaaaggtGATGAGGGCAGCCCCCAGGTGGGCCGTGCCGGCCTCACGgtcagggacagagcagggaggaCATGGCCTGCCATTTCCGTAGTCTGGTCACTGCTACCTGTTCTGGGCAGAAGGGGGCCCAGCTCCCATCAGTAACGTTGGCATCTCTGGTTTTTGTCTGTGCAGGACTTCCCTCCCCTCTCAGCCACCCACCCCTGCAGGCCTCCCTGAGCAATCCCAACCTGCAGGCCTCCCTGGGCAGTCCTCAGCCCCAGCTCCAGGGCTCCCACAGCCACCCCTCACTGCCTGCTTCCTCCCTGGCCCGACATGCACTGCCCACCGCCTCCTTGGGCCACCCCTCACTCAGCGCCCCGGCCCTCTCCTCTGcgtcctcctcctctgcctcatcTCCCGCCCTGGGTGCCCCCCTTTACCCGGCTTCTACTCCCGGGACCTCCCCCCGCCACCGCCGTGTGCCCCTCAGCCCCCTGAGTTTGCCCGCGGGCCCAGCTGACGCCAGGAGGTCCCAACAGCAGCTGCCCAAACAGTTTTCGCCAACAATGTCACCCACCTTGTCCTCCATCACTCAGGTATGCGTGGCTGCCTTCCCTCCGTGtgcatctcttcctcttccctttccttctgcttcccaATGTCCGGCCTCACTGCTGAGCTCCTGTGTCAGCCAGCCCCTccgcccctccgcccctctcGCCTTCCCCTCCTGATGAGCGCGGGCTCTGGGGTCAGCCTACAGGCTCACACCCCGGCCCACCTCTGGCCAGCGGCCCCCTCGGACGGGAGGTCTGCCGTCTGTGGGCCCCACACCCTCAGCAGCAGGACGAGGATGCTGTTCTAAGGGCCGCGGGAGGCGGACGCGGGAGGCGTGGGCCGCCCGCTCCCGGGCGCGCTCCGCACTCGGCAGCCTCGTCGCCCCTTTCTGCCCCTGCttcttgtctgtctttctctcgtGCCTCCATCCTGTCCCGTCTACCTGTCCCACGGCTGTTTCGCACAGACCTCCCAGAGGCAGAGGCTCCCAGGTGCCGAGCCTTGTCTCTTCGAGTTTCAGATGAGAACGCTGGCCTGAGGGCACGGACCTTCCACGCTTCCTCAGCGAGTTAGGAGCTGGGGCCAGACAGAACCTAGCCGAGGGCTCCTTCCTCCACGCTGAAatgcctctccttttctcttgcccctcttcctccacccccttccctagAATGCGTGTTCTGTGTTCCATCTTGACTCAGGCCCCCTTCCCAGGAGGGAACACTAAGGCGGGGCCAGGAAGGGCTCTGTCCCCTGGTGTGAGCCCGACACCCTGCGCCCAGTCCTGTCCTCCCGCCGCCGCCCTCGGCTGGGGGACGGGCTGCGGGCACCTGCTTGCCGGCGGGGCTTAGGAGGAGTTCACTTCTGcagtgaatcccaagcaagttgaCCTCGGCCGCACTCAGCCCCTTTCGGTCTGATTCGTGCTTTGGGAAACTGCGCCCAGCCCCAGGGTCGCCGCGCAGAGCCGCCAGCTTTGTGTGGGGGGCCCGTTCGAGTTCCTGTTGGGGGCTTGCGGAGGGGTAAGCTTcgccctttctccttctcttcaggGTGTCCCCCTGGATACCAGCAAACTGCCCGCTGATCAGCGGCTGCCTCCATACCCGTACAGCCCCCCAAGTCTGGTTCTGGCCACGCCGCCTCCCCAGCAGCCGGGGCTGTCCTCTCAGGCCTGCTCCATGCAGGCGCCGTGCGGGCAGCCNNNNNNNNNNNNNNNNNNNNNNNNNNNNNNNNNNNNNNNNNNNNNNNNNNNNNNNNNNNNNNNNNNNNNNNNNNNNNNNNNNNNNNNNNNNNNNNNNNNNCGACCCCTGGCGGCCAGGAGGGCCCCCTGCACGCAGGCCGCGGGGCCTGGTCTTTTGCGGCCCTGCAGGCCCGAACTGAGCCGGCCCTGCGACACCCCTACTTCCAGGTTTAGGGCACACTGCATTCCCTTTGGGCTTCGGCCACCAACTCTCGGTTCCCTTTTCTGAAAAAGACAAGGGCTTTGGAAAGAGGAAGCGGAGCGGCCGGCACCGTGGGGTGCAGGGAGAGCAGGGGGTCAGGAGAGCCGGAGGGGACACCACTCCTCTGACTGCTGGGCGCGGAAGAGCGAGGAGAGCAGGGCCTCCTCGGAGCCCGCTGACCCCGGGGAAGCTTAGGACTGCCATCTCAGCAGTCAGTCACCTCCTCACCCGGAACTCACAGCCAGGCCTCGCATGCCTGGCCAGCCAGAGTGCCTGTCCCCATGCTCAGCCCAGCCTGGACAGGCGGGGCTGGGACACATGGGGCATGTGTGCTGCCCTAGGAGTCCACATCCAGCCTGGACCGCCCATGTTCAACGCTGGGTACAGATTCTGAGGCTGGGGCCCCTCCACAATCCACAACAGTGCTGAGAAGGTCCAAAAAGCCTAAGAGATGAAAGAGCCTGGGTCCCAGGACCTTCTAAATCCCCAGATGCATCCCCAACAGTAGAAACCACGCCAAAGCttgatatgatttttttattaacatataatatatttaataaaaaataatatccactctggctctctcctgcATAGAAggggaagagtggggaggggccggCACGGCCCACCCCCAGGCACAGGGCAAGCCCCGCCTCTGGGGCGCCCCTCCACACCTGTCTTCCAACAGGCTCTGACCTCCAGACAGAAGATTCAAAGTTACAAGTGCTTTATTTAGGCCCTGCCTCGAGCTCCCCCAGGCCGCCCCATGTGCAGAGTTCAGGGCCCACCTGGACAGACCCCttgctctttctcattcttgGGATCACTTGTTTGCGTAGAAAGAGGGTCTGGGGGGCAGTGGGGTGTTCCTACtggccagggggcaggggggcaagGACCAGTGACGGGGCAGGCTGAGGGGACTGCCGGCGCAGGCCATCACTGCAGCCGGTCGCTGCGGAACGAGTCCTCCACCGCAGGGTCGGGCAGCAGGGCGCAGGGGTCGCTCAGCATGTGCAGCCCTTCCAGGCCCAGGGGCTCCACGCGcagctcctcccccagccccagcccagccgaCACCTCAAAGCCCGGCACTGCGGCCAGGGCCACCGAGATCTCCTTCGAGAAGCCGGGGGAGGAGTCTCCTGTGTGGACGGAAGACGGGTGAGGAGCCGTGCCCCGTAGACTCTTCTGAGGCCCCGGTGTGTCCTCTCCTCCATTCGTGCCCGTCACCACCCACCCTGCTCACCTGGGAGGATGATGTTGGGCCCTGAGCCATGGCGGGAACAGTGGGTCAAGTTCTGGTGGTTGAAGGTATGGGGATCCTGGAGGCCACTCACTGGCCCCTCGCCCCCTAAAAATCCAGGTCCTTCAGAAAAGCCAGAGGGGTCCAGCGCCAGGCTGGCTGACGCGCTCTCTATGCCGAACTGCTCTGGCTGTGGACACACAGACCCCGAGGGAGTGGGCTTCGGGACAGAGCGTCACATCGCCCCCCTCTGCCCAGAAATGCACCCTCCACATACCCCCACCCCAAGGAATGAGAAGAGAGGTCAAAGGCAGCAGGCAGAGCAGCAGAAGCAAGCAAGGGCCCGGAGCAGGTGTGGGCGCCGTACCTGCCAAGAAGGGAGCGGGTCGGGGCAGCAGCCGTCAGAGGGCACGCTGTGCGGGGAcagctgaggggtggggggggggtggggagcaggaggagtGCTGGCNNNNNNNNNNNNNNNNNNNNNNNNNNNNNNNNNNNNNNNNNNNNNNNNNNNNNNNNNNNNNNNNNNNNNNNNNNNNNNNNNNNNNNNNNNNNNNNNNNNNCGGCGCGCCCTCGGCCGACTTCCGCCCGCGCAGCTTCCCCTCCCGGGTTTCGGGaagtcccctcccttcccctccgcGGAGCCCCACGCCTCCAGTCCTCCGCTGCAGCCAGCCACTGAGCTGCGCCCCAGCCCTGCGCCCTAGGGCTCAGGGACTCCCGGGGCCCCCACTCTTGGGGTGGGCCATGGCGGCAGGTGAGAACACAGTCGCTCCAGGCCCGTGgggtgcccccctccctccctgggctccgCGGAGGAGGGCAGACGGCTCTGGACCGAACTTCAGGCTCCTGGAGGTGGGAGGGCGCGGGGTTGTTGGGTCGCTGGACTTAGGAATAAGGGCGCTTGAGTCTGTTGAAAAGACACGAAAACTTGGGTTTCGTGGGCTTTCCTGGAAACCTAGAGGGGCTTTCTTTAAAAACGTTAGCTGGATCGTGAGGCTGATGTCACTAGTAGATTCGGAAGGTCAGAAACA
Protein-coding sequences here:
- the CRTC2 gene encoding CREB-regulated transcription coactivator 2 encodes the protein MELQAQKLRLAYTRSSHYGGSLPNVNQIGCGLAEFPGPLHSPLDSARSTRHHGLVERVQRDPRRMVSPLRRYPRHVDSAPYSPAYLSPPPESSWRRTMPWGNFPAEKGQLFRLPSALNRTSSDSALHTSVMNPSPQDTYPGPAPASILPSRRGGFLDGEVDGAKVPGAEENLIDDRHLLKPWDAKKLASSSSRPRSCEVPGINIFPSPDQPASVPVLPPAMNTGGSLPDLTNLHFPPPLPTPLDPEETACPNLSGGSSTSNLTHTMTHLGISGGLGLGPAYDGPGLPSPLSHPPLQASLSNPNLQASLGSPQPQLQGSHSHPSLPASSLARHALPTASLGHPSLSAPALSSASSSSASSPALGAPLYPASTPGTSPRHRRVPLSPLSLPAGPADARRSQQQLPKQFSPTMSPTLSSITQGVPLDTSKLPADQRLPPYPYSPPSLVLATPPPQQPGLSSQACSMQAPCGL